The DNA segment CGAGCTTAACATAGGTATTTTTACAGATATTGGTGAGGCTTGCGAAAATGTCAAGTCCCACTTAAGCCAATGCGACTTTCTTTTTCTGGAAGCAAACTATGACGAGGACATGCTAGAAAACGGAAAATACCCCGCTTATCTAAAGCAAAGGGTTGCCGGCAATCAAGGTCACCTATCCAATAAACAGGCCGTTGAACTGATAGAAAATCACGCCTCAAAAAAACTAAAGACCATTTACTTATCCCATATATCCGAAGACAACAACCGAGGAGATATTGCGATGGAGGCCTTTGAACACTTGGCTGACAAATATGACATCAACCTAACATCAAGATATGATGCAGCTGAACTAGTAACACTTCAGGACGAATAAAATTTAAAACGATAATACAATGAGAATTCTAAAAGACGAAGCAATTGCAATAGCAGTAGACATTCAGGAAAGACTGTTTCCTCACATCCATGAGCACGAACAACTCAACAAAAACACTGAGATTTTAGTGGATGGACTAAAAGCCTTAGGCATTCCTATGATGGTGACAGAGCAATATAAAAAAGGCTTAGGAGATACCATCGAAAACATCAAAGCAAAAGTAGAAGATTGCCCTACTTTTGAAAAGACTGCTTTTAGCTGCTGCGATGACGCCTCCTTCATGCATAAAATGGAAGAAGGCAGTCATAAAAGGTATGTAATTTTATTTGGTATAGAAGCCCACATCTGCCTGTTACAAACAGCGATCGATTTAAAAGAAAGAGGATTTCAACCAGTCATCATTGAAGATTGTGTCGGATCCAGAAACCCAGAAAACAAAAGAATAGCTATTAGTCGTATGTTACAAGAAGGCGTACTGGTAAGCAGCTATGAATCGATTCTTTTTGAGCTATGTCGTCATGCAGGTAGCGATACCTTTAAGGCTATCTCTAAATTAGTAAAATAAAATAAATAGGAGAACTTAAATAAGGGAGCTTAGGCCACATTGCTATACGTTAAAAAGATAAATAAGGTGTTCGCATTGGGATATTTCTTCACAGACAAGTATTTTGTAAACACATATCAAGACACCAACTCTTCTTACTGAGTTAGCATTAATCTAAGGTCTCTTATTTAACACTCATTCAACAAAATAAAATGCGTAGAATTTTTGGGTTGGGAGAAACAGTATTAGACGTGGTATTCAAAGAAGAACAAGCCTTGTCTGCCAAAGCTGGCGGTTCCGTTTTAAATGCATTGGTTTCCTTAGCCAGAATGGGACACACATGCTATTTCATCTCAGAAATAGGTAACGACAAAGTAGGTGATATCATCCTAGACTTCCTGCATAAAAACAAAATTAACACACAATACATAAAGCGGCATAACGAAGGTCAAAGCGCCCTAGCACTGGCCTTTCTCGATAAAAACAACAATGCTAGCTACGACTTCTACAAAAATTACCCACAGGAAAGGCGCAGGCTATCGCAGCCCGATTTCAAAGAAGGAGACATCGTTCTCTTTGGATCCTCCTATGCCGTCTCTCCTGACATCAGAACGCAAGTGCACCCTATCTTAGACCAGGCAAACAAAAAAAATTGCATCCTACTATACGACCCTAATTTTCGAAAAAAACACGACAGCCATAAGGATTTATATCTTCAATATATCCAAGAGAATATAAGTTTAGCAAGTATCATAAGAGGCAGCAATGAAGATTTTGACAATATTTATCAAGCAGCATCATCCGAACAAACTTATTTAAAGATCCAAAAGCAGTGTGCTCACCTCATCTATACAGCCCATGCACATGGAGTATTCATGCACAGTGGTCATATGCAAAAACACTACCCAGTTCCGCCTTTAAAACCTGTTAGTACCATTGGTGCCGGCGATAATTTCAATGCAGGAATCATTCATGGAATACTGATCAGCCATATTACAAAAAACGACTTGCAGTCATTAAAAGAACAGGACTGGGACTTTTTGATCCAACAAGGCATCCAATTCTCTTCTGAAGTATGTAAAAGACAAGATAACTACGTCCCCCCTGGCTTCAGCACCTCCATAAAAAGATAATTACAAAAAGACGAAACCCAATAATAGACAAGCAATAACATTATGTACCTATCATAACAGCCGTAGGTGAATATCGATTCTATTCCAAGTCTAAAAGTCTATTTTTCAGCACCTGATAATCATCAAAATGCCCTACTTTTTTCATCTTACGAAAAACCCGGGAACCTCCTTCACGAAATTTCGAAGGATACTCCCAGAAACACTTCAGTTGGTTAAGTATCTGAGGCTCCGAGAAACCAAATTCCCTTAAATAATCCAAAAACAGATCATGAAGTTTATTTACACAGTCTTTCCAATCCAAGTCAACCTTGAGCATACAAGGATTCATCAACAGCCCCCTACCTATCATCCATGCCTGCACATCAGTAAAACGTTGCTGCATAGCCTCCAATCCCCTCGCTGTAATAATATCACCATTAGCCACTAAATGATAATCTTTACTCAATTGAGCAAAGGCATCCCAATCCGGATTTCCCTTGTATCTCTGCACTCCCAATCGAGGATGCATAATAACTTCCGCTAAAGGATATTGCTTTAATACATCGAGTACTGCAGTTACCTCATTGACATCATGCAAGCCCAACCTAAGTTTAACAGACAAGCGAACGGGTATTTTCTTCTGAAAAAAAAGCGACAACATTTGATCTACATCCTTGGGGTAAGGCAACAAACCGGCGCCTAATCTACGCTTCACCACCATAGGAAACGGACACCCCAAATTAAGATTTACCTCATCAAATCCACGCTCTAACATCAGATGAGTAAAGAGCACTAACTCCCCAGCACGATTGCTTAAAACTTGCGGAACAATATTAAGATGTGGTCGACTCAATAAATATTTCTCCAAGGAAAAATTACCCGCCCTATCTGCTCTATAAAAAGGCGTAAAATATTTATCAACCCCACCCACCACTTTTGCGAAGGCCATACAATAAGGCACTGTTGTAAAACTTTGTAATGGAGCCAAATAAATAGAAGAATTCAAGAACATAAAAAGAAAAAAGCAGATCCGCAAAAACTGCCTAAAAAGAATTAGTCTATTTCCCAGATAGCGGATTTTGAACCACAAAGTTACAAAATATTACATTACAACGTAATAACAAATTTGATTTTGTATTTTTGTAGAAATTATATGGTACCAAAAAAACAAATGCTTTGAACATAATTACTGATCCATTAGGAAACGCTTGCCTAGACTTTATTAGCGGTGCAAAAAATGCTGAAATAACAGTTGAATCTAATATAGCAGAAGACGATGTACTTCCAGTAGAGTACCTTTTTAGATCATTCAACGAAATGCCTGATCTGGAAAAAAAGGCACTAACCCTAAGTCAAGGAAAAATTCTCGATGTAGGCGCAGGCGCAGGCAGTCACGCCTTATACCTTCAACAAAGTAATAAAGAAGTTTTTGCCAATGAAATAAGCCACACAGCCTGTTCGGTGATGCACCAACGCGGTGTAAAGAACATCATAGAACAAGATTTTTTTGAGCTTCCCGAGACAGAAAAATACGATACCATATTAATGCTAATGAATGGCATCGGAATAGCACAGGAAACAGCCAAGTTAAAAACCTTTTTTACCAAAATAAAAGCGCTACTGGCACCAAACGGCAGTCTACTAATAGACAGTTCGGACATCAGGTATTTATTTGAAGACGATGACGGCAGTATCTTGATCAACTTAAACGGATCCTATTACGGAGAAATTACCTATAAAATGCATTATAAAGACATAAAAGGAAAATCATTTAAATGGCTTTTTATTGATGACGAACTGCTAAAATTCTATGCAGAGAAAAATGGTTTTAAAATGGAAAAGATAGCCGATGGTCTACACTATGATTACCTCGCTAGACTCACCATTGAATAATATGATTTACTCAAAACATATACTGACTTCGCAAAGTATTTGTTTTAATAATAAAAAATAAATGTACTTTTAACCTTGCTAATTATTTAGCACACACATTTATCCAACAACCCATTAATTGTTAAACCAACCACCTCCACTTTTATTTTATAAAGGTGGTTTTAAAATATTAGTAAAATGAAAAAGTTATTTTCATTATTTTTTATTCTTTTTTTAGGTACGCTTGCTCACGGACAAGCATACAATGAAGGATATCCAACAGTTACAGGTATAGACGAAACTACCGCCACAGTGGTTACTAACATAACCTTAACAGGTTACTATACTAATTTTATTATTTTAGAGGCAACAGAACCAACACCCACCATACAAGAGGTTATAGACTGGGCTTACAATGGCAAGGGAGGAACCTTAACAGAAGGTACTTATGGTGAAATTGCGGTTTCTGGAAGGGGAAGTGCAAATGCAGATAAAACATCTGAAGTTACTAACTTAGTAGGAAATACGAACTATACCCTCTATTGCGTTACCACAGACGGCAGCTATACCGCGGGATCGGGAATTGAAGATACGTCACCAACTGAATATGACTTTTCTACAATTTCTGCCGCTCCACAATGGACGACGGTTGCTTACAACAATGGCTTAAGCAAGACAGACTTGACTGTTTCAGGTACTGTGGATAAATCGGGTACTTTTTATGCGGTGGTTACCTCCAGTCCTACCGTACCCAGTGAGGCACAAATAGTGGCTGGGACAGATGAAACAGACACCACAGTTCCCTACATATCAGGCGCAACAGATGCGGATGTATTATTCTCGGGAACATTGGACATCTCATCCCTTTCTTCAGAAACACTTTACTATGTGCACACTGTTGCAAATGACGGCTCTAGCTATTCCAGCATTGAATCATTCTCTTTCACAACCCTTGATACAGAAGCACCTAGCTACATAGCTTCTTATCCAAGTGTACAAATACTTGACGAAGCTTCTATTTTTTTAAATATTCAAACCAGTGAAGAAGGTCAGTTTTACTATGTTATATTACCACCTGGTGAAACAACGCCTAGTACCAATCAAGTAATTAGCGGAACGGATGCCAGTGATGTATTTGTCACACTTTCAGGCAACGGACCGTTATTTGATGATATTGTAAGCTCCTATCCGGTATCCGGATTAAGCGAAAATACCGATTATGTGGTTTATATTGTTTCTCAGGATGCCAATTCAAATCCTATTGAAACAAGTACACCTACGGCCATTGCATTTACCACACCCTATGCTGCCCCTGAGGTTACAGCTTATTTACCTACCCAAAACAGCACAAATGTAGCCATTAACCAAAGTCTGCAAATAACTTTTAATCAGAACATACAATTTATTTCAGGTTCTTCAGCCAGGGTATACATATTACGCGCAAGTGACGACTCTGAATTTATTTCCTATGGTATATCCAGTGGTCAGGTATCAATCAGCAATGCCACATTAACAATCAGTCACCTAACGGATTTTGAAGAGAACACATCTTACTATGTGATCATCGACGATGGATTCTTGGAGTCAGCATCTACCGAAGCAGAATTTTATGGGTTAGAGGATCCTACCGACTGGACATTCACCACAGAAACCAGAGGTGCACAATGGAACTCAGGTTTCCCTAGTATA comes from the Saccharicrinis fermentans DSM 9555 = JCM 21142 genome and includes:
- a CDS encoding PfkB family carbohydrate kinase: MRRIFGLGETVLDVVFKEEQALSAKAGGSVLNALVSLARMGHTCYFISEIGNDKVGDIILDFLHKNKINTQYIKRHNEGQSALALAFLDKNNNASYDFYKNYPQERRRLSQPDFKEGDIVLFGSSYAVSPDIRTQVHPILDQANKKNCILLYDPNFRKKHDSHKDLYLQYIQENISLASIIRGSNEDFDNIYQAASSEQTYLKIQKQCAHLIYTAHAHGVFMHSGHMQKHYPVPPLKPVSTIGAGDNFNAGIIHGILISHITKNDLQSLKEQDWDFLIQQGIQFSSEVCKRQDNYVPPGFSTSIKR
- a CDS encoding hydrolase translates to MRILKDEAIAIAVDIQERLFPHIHEHEQLNKNTEILVDGLKALGIPMMVTEQYKKGLGDTIENIKAKVEDCPTFEKTAFSCCDDASFMHKMEEGSHKRYVILFGIEAHICLLQTAIDLKERGFQPVIIEDCVGSRNPENKRIAISRMLQEGVLVSSYESILFELCRHAGSDTFKAISKLVK
- a CDS encoding class I SAM-dependent methyltransferase yields the protein MNIITDPLGNACLDFISGAKNAEITVESNIAEDDVLPVEYLFRSFNEMPDLEKKALTLSQGKILDVGAGAGSHALYLQQSNKEVFANEISHTACSVMHQRGVKNIIEQDFFELPETEKYDTILMLMNGIGIAQETAKLKTFFTKIKALLAPNGSLLIDSSDIRYLFEDDDGSILINLNGSYYGEITYKMHYKDIKGKSFKWLFIDDELLKFYAEKNGFKMEKIADGLHYDYLARLTIE
- a CDS encoding tRNA-dihydrouridine synthase family protein, which encodes MAFAKVVGGVDKYFTPFYRADRAGNFSLEKYLLSRPHLNIVPQVLSNRAGELVLFTHLMLERGFDEVNLNLGCPFPMVVKRRLGAGLLPYPKDVDQMLSLFFQKKIPVRLSVKLRLGLHDVNEVTAVLDVLKQYPLAEVIMHPRLGVQRYKGNPDWDAFAQLSKDYHLVANGDIITARGLEAMQQRFTDVQAWMIGRGLLMNPCMLKVDLDWKDCVNKLHDLFLDYLREFGFSEPQILNQLKCFWEYPSKFREGGSRVFRKMKKVGHFDDYQVLKNRLLDLE